Within the Erigeron canadensis isolate Cc75 chromosome 6, C_canadensis_v1, whole genome shotgun sequence genome, the region TTAGCATAAAATCAAAGACATTTAAACTTCCAATCCCCGAAATCCTAATCAGCCTAGATTTAGTCTAATCCCTTGCCACAATTACAATTCTTGAAAAGATATAAACCTGTACGCTGTAAaaattcacttgtttttatcctttctaaagtctaaaccaAGTTTGATCTCTTTTAACCTTAGCTCTGTTGATTCTCTACCTGACATGGTTTAAAGGGCCCATATCATGTCTATTCCGTGTGTCCCACGTAATGAAGTTATAAAACGAGGAATGAATTCTAGTATCATTACTATCATCATCATATCACTTGAAGATAGAGCAACACCGCCTACATTCCTATGCAAGTAACAAAAGGCTGCAAAAGAGAGCTATAGATAGTCCAAGATTCTAGCAGCCCATAAAAGGCCATGATACAAGATCGGCTAAAAAGCACAAGAAGAATAACGGTTCTCAATCTTTCATGTGGTACAAGATTTCAGAGAATTGGACAGTTTGAGGCTTCTTAGTTGATGTTTTAGAATGCAGGCAACCCTGAACATTTCATACATGAGGGGACGTGTTACGCAAGTCAGCTGCAATAGTGTGTGTGACTGTGTGAGGAGCTGTAATGACTAATGAGCATATGAGCTGAGTTGGTAACACACATCTTTTTGCCCTAAAAGAAACCTATTTGGCCTAGCCCCTCATCTAACAGATTTGAAAAGGCCTTCCATACTATGATTATATATGTAGCCTGATCATAATTGTCAACAAACTAGCTGTATACTGACTTGAAGAATTCTCAACATCTACATATAACATAAATCCATAACATTCaaaaagggtaattggatgggaaccccctgatcccatgtaccatttggtacccactaatcccccaGCCAGGCTAATGTCCAagtgaatctcaaccacttaataatcccctgattatctcaagtttgccttgGGCAAGACTTGGACCCAGGACCTCTCCTGGAAAGTGGCGGCTGGTGGCCACTAGGCTATTACCTAGTGGTTATATATCCATAACATTCTACAATTCATGACttataataaatgaaaattacaaGAGTAGGGAAGGAGAAATTCAAATTGGCTTTTCTATAGATTTACAAAATAAGGAATAAATCTAGAGATAATAAGGTGAATCTGTTAGCTGCCATGAATACGATACTACAAAGACACTAAACTAAGATTTTATGGCTTTCCACCAAGTACTAACTTTCACGAGAGACTACAAAACTAAATGTTGTTTGTTTCCGTGCAGTTATAACAAACTCTGCATATTGGTAAATGGAAAAATCTccaattaaagaaaaaaaaattaatacataCTAAGATGTCGATTATCAGTAAAACGCCACTATATGCCATATCCGGAAAGTGGGCAGAGACTTCGGTTTGAGTTCCTGAtacttatattttcatatattgaaaAGGCCAATCAGTGCTCCATTCCACATCATATGCAACTTCAGCAAACCAAACTGAAGATCATACTCCtttgactttgaaagtcaaactaTGAAATTACTATGGACTTAACAACCAACTAAACACCAAATTTATCTACTTTTTACATAGTTTCTAGAATTCCAACAtagaattttcaaaaccaacaacttcattataatatattactagTTCAAAAGCATTCATATTGACCAACACCCATATCATAAAATCAAACAATATACTAACAATCTACTAACATAAGTAAAAATTACAGtaccaaatatatattgaaacaaTACAAGGATATAATTGTAAAACAAACCTTTCTCAAGAGATTCTTGGCATCATCTTCAGACATAGGAGACTGCAAATGTGAAACTGGAAGGCATTCTTGTTGAGAAAGAGACATAGCAGCAACATTTGGTATCAAAATCTTGTGTTCTGTATCATGATAACCAACTTTATCACTGAAATTTGACTCTATTTCAGCTGGAAAAGGATCTCTAGCACCAAAATCACCCAAAAAATCATTACCCAGAGAAAaatttcttgttcttgttcttgtagAAAacttgtgtgtgaaaatggcgAATTTATGGGTTTGGTTTGTTGAGAAAGTGAGTGTGGGAGGAAGGCATAAAGTTGGCAAAATCGCCATTTGAGAGaaaactatgtgttatcttcTTGTTTTCTCTTTGCCAAATGCTGGGGATGATTTGTTTGGTTTTCTGTATCTTATCCTAGTGgctaaaaaacaaaagaaaaaagcgTGACCCGGTTTTATTCAGGAGTGTTTTAGCCTTTACTTTATTGTGGTTGAAAAATTCGATGATTTTGGGAATGTTTAACTTCAACATTAGaaatttagaaaatagaaaatagaaTATTATCTAACTTTAACATTAAAAATTTACTTTCTATTTTGGGAAAGAAAATAGAAAGTAGCTACTATCTCCGTTAGAAATTTAGAAGCGTCATacttttaataatcaaaatctatatttttaaactttaacattaaatatatttagttgTGTTATATagaactttttatatatatatataacccgaggaaagttattttgagaaccataaaaaaaaaagaacgcgagaaccaatctgggccacacatctcatcttcttttttctctctcatcactttcatccaaatttttcaaaacgttttatctcacaaaccgtgcatcgttagacgaaaaaaaaaccatgggtagtcttaaaatttcgtcctctttcattagagatgtgacttgatatacttttgacaaacttttaaatttcgaaaaaaaaaattttttcgaattttttttttacctgcacatgtgtaggatgtgtatgatgtataccctacacatgtcctgcacatgtgtaggacatcctacacatgtgtaggattatcgctaaaaaaaaaattaaaaaaaaatcgaaatttaaaagtttgtcaaaagtatatcaagtcgcatctctaatgaaagagcacgaaattttaagactacccatgctttttttttcgtttaacgatgtacggtttgtgagataaaaccatttgaatgaattgggtgaaaatgaggagagagaaaattaaatatcatcaagatcaaaatcaatggccaggattggttctcgcgttcttttatttttatggttctcaaaataactcaccccttgataaaagttataccatGCAATAAAAACATGtctaaaacaaaatcaattcatataactttatcaaatattatctaacattatttaagattaaatttatcaatattaaactttgaaaatgcaaaatatgacatttttatgtataatttatGTTAGTCTTCGTGTATATATAGTATTTGGATTTGATTTGACatgcatataatttttttattggttGGGGAATAACATAAAATCCTTAGTTCGTTGGTAAACAAATTAGGTTAgaagttttttcttaaaagctCCTAAAAATTTCTCACCAAACATACCCAAAAAATTAAATGGATGAGGATTTTATATTCAAGTTATCCGAAAAAAACGTGTAAATCTTGAGTCATAGCAAGATTCGAATCTAGAATATGAACTTCAAAGACCTTaactataaaacatatattgtgtGTGGCTTATAATTGACATAATTACCTATTGTTAGAAATAAACTTTCCTTCATAGTTcaccatctatatatattaaccaTCAAAATTATTTAGCTAATTTAAGTATAAAGGgttttgtatgatgaaaaaccAACAAAGCTAAAATGAATCAAATGGCTTCATTATGCAAAACCTATATCGTTTTCCTCCTCGTATGGCCTCAATTGTTTTCATTTTGCGTATTTGCCGCCCGAGGGGCCGGTGGTCGTGGCAATCATGGTGGAGGAGGAGGAGCCGATTACACAAAGCCAGAGATTGTAACCAACTTTAAAGGAGCATGGGTGGTGGATAATCCAAATGCAGGTGTGGCTGCCATGCAACTACAATTGATGCCTAATGATAAAGTCGTTTGGTTTGATACAACCTCACTTGGCCCTTCTGCTCGAAAGTTAGACCCCCCGGGAAATTGTCCTCGTAACCCGGATCTCAAAAACCAGCCCGATTGCTTTGCACATGCTATCGCCTACGACTGGAAAACCTCAAAAAGTAGAACCATTGTGGTATGTGTCTAGTTAACCGTTGCGATTTTGTGTTACCTTCATTCCATTCTAAATGTCCTGGTTTGACCGTGTGAgccttttctttcaactttgaccgtaaataactctatttctcatatataatacttgatgaaagttataccaatgaaaagtatatttaaacccaataaaactatataatttattatcaaacattacataatacaaacaaaaatatttacggtcaaaattgaaagaaaaatactcaaaaagtcaaactatgtCATTTAAAATGAGACGATTAAGAATTTAGCTCAATATATAAGGAATTCGCATGCATTATGTCTACAATTGCAGCTATCAGGTGAACCATGGTGCTCTTCAGGGAACTTGTGGCCTAATGGTAACCTTGTGGCTACAGGAGGTACCTTTAGTGGTGTCAAAGCTATTAGAATGCTTCCTAAAGATGACCCGAATGCAAATTTTATTGAAAGAAAAGATGCTCTTGGTGACTTCAGATGGTATGTCATAACATTTTACGCGATTTTCCATAATACGTGACCTGAAATTGAATCAATCAATCACAGGTATGCATCTAATCAAGTTTTAGAAGATGGAAGTGCAATATTGGTTGGAGGTCGGGAAGCCTTCAGCATTGAAATTGTCCCACCATCACTTGACTTCAAACCGAGACGAATTGACTTCCCTTTCCTCAAAGAAACGTGTACACCTCCAAAGGGACCAAACCGATTCATCGAGAACAACCTGTACCCGTTCGTTTACCTACTTCCAGACGGCAATGTGTTCCTTTTTGCCAACGACCGGGCTGTCAACTTAGATCCAAAATCAGGAAGGATTCTTAAAAAACATTCTGTGTTGCGTGGTGGCTCTCGAAACTACCCTGCTTCCGGAATGTCTGCTCTGTTTCCACTCAAGCTTTCTGATGACAACACACATCCGCTTAATGTGGAAGTTGTTGTTTGTGGTGGTAACAAGCCTGATGCATTTGAAAAAGTTGATGCAAAACATGTCAAAGAGAAAATATACGTACCTGCATTACAGGATTGCCATAGAATCCATCCAATGAAGGACGGTGCTAATTGGGCGAACGAACAAGTAATGCCAACACCGAGGGTCATGGGCGACCTTTTACACCTCCCGACTGGAGATCTTATCATGATTAATGGCGCGAAAAAAGGTACTGCTGCTTGGGAGGATGCGATCGAGCCTAATTTTGTACCAATCATATATAGTCCAAATAAACCAAGGGGTCAAAGGTTTAAGGAAATGGCTCCTACAACTATTGCTAGAATGTATCATTCTACTGCAGCATTGTTACCGGACACTAGGATTTTGGTTGCTGGTAGTAACCCACACGAGTTCTACACTTTCAATATCCCACTCCCAACCGAATTGAGAGTCGAGAAATTCTCTCCTCATTACCTAGATCCTGCCCTTGATAAGGATAGGCTCGAGATATGTGACCCTCGGACCGATAAGGTTTTGAAGTATGGTGCACCATTTAAGATTGCTGTTACATTCAAGTCTAACATAAAGTTATTGCTTGGTGAGGCTAAGGTAACTTTGGTTTACCCACCTTTCACCACTCATGGATTCTCCCAAAATCAAAGACTGATCGTTCCCAAGATAAAGGGGATCGATAATAATGTGATCAGCGCTCTTGCACCACCGTCTGGAAAGATTGCGCCTCCGGGTTACTATATGATGTTTGTGAATCGCCTTGGCGTTCCCGGACATGGTATTTGGGTACATATTGATTAGTGTTGCAACCATATCAACTTGTGTGTTGAGCTTGTATATCGGTTTGTTAATTAGGTTTTTAGCTTAATGATTAGACTGATAATTATGGTTATGAAACTAGATTAATGCAGTAAGACACGAAtgtcttttttgtttaaattctAAAATCAAAGATATGCTGCTTTATTTGTTAAACCCtcaattttcaatatttttttaggTTGCTCAGTTAACAACTTTATTCAATAATAACACATGACATAGGTATACCGATAATAATGCCTCTGTTTCTACATGTTTTGTATGGtggtttttaaaaaatggattCGTGTTGCTGTTACTTCAaatcttaaattttatattttttttcacatacGGAAGTAATCAATTGTttgaaacaaattaaattaacgataataaaaataaaatcttttaccAAGTCGTGCACGTAAACTTCATGTATTGATGGTTAGCTTTTGTGTTCTTTCattttatagttaatttttCGGATCGTCTATTTGATTAACCAAAATCGTGTTTCGTCCTTACGTTTTAAAAACGACACGGGTGATCCTTTATAGGAGTATAAGTTTCTAACTCAGTCCTTTATTTAACGTCCGTCTAATTGCCTCCGTTTTTTTCCTCATGTGCTTCCCACATAAGGGTGTTTACGTCTCTTTCTATCACTAATAGATTGATAGTGATTAATCAGTTAGAAAGACTATCGAAAATGATTATAACTATAATAtagggaaaaattcataaaaagataacctatttacacaaatttcctattaaaggtaacctattttattttcgtctatttaaaggaccttattttcaaaaatttcctaataaagAGTATCTCGTTAATATTTGACAGACGACATCCGTTAAGTGGCACGTCACCGATGCCACGCCATCAGATTTGTCGGCGTGACAGTTCACTTTGACTAGCTTATATTCGTTTGGTGACGTGGCATATCTGATGATGCGGCATTggtgacgtgacacttaacggGAGTCGTCTGTCAAAAATTAACGAGATATCCTTTattagaaaatatttaaaattgggtcatttaaataaatgaaaacaaaataagttacctttaataagaaatttgtgtaaattacctttttatgaatttttctcaataatatatatagagtaaCATGCTTATACAGAGTATCATTTTTAGTCATTTTACATTCCAAATATATAATCAACTCCAAACACCCGAGAAAATATCTTTTTACATGATTTTGGCACTTTTAACACATGAAATAGCACACACAAAGCAAAAATGTCCAATCACATGAAAAAATCACATGTTCACCACataattagttatattaataTCAAGATTAAGATGGTTTAGCAAtgacaaaaacaattaaacctGCTTAAAGAGAAGAATATCAACAACTTTTAAGGGTAAGTGTATATATAGCTTTAATTTTATAGCGGGAAAAAGTTTTAGAGTAACTTACACACAaatgtttataactttttacATGATTTTGGCACTCTTAACACACATGAAAGGGCATATACACAAAGCAAAGACGTCAAATCACATGAAAAGAACACAGATTAATCAGAATTAATTTGATACAATttctatttattatattatttgaaaCTAATTTCTAGGtagatttattttctttaacatACCAAATTAGAGAATGCATACATCGCGTGGAAAACAAGTCATAAGTTCCAAAATAAACCAATCATAtgagggaaaagtgaatataaggttgtctgacaTCTAAGTTTAGGCGTGGAATctctcacatacaaattttttaatatttcttgattaatgaataaatgtttggcccccatgaatttaatggattaaaaaaaaacaatatatgagtGTTTCACACTTAAACTTAGGTACGTACCTaatagccttatattctcatccccgtcatataaataaatcctcatatatatatatatatagagagagacaTAGACATAGACAATAGACAATATATGAAGTCAAGAGACGTACGTCGAACATGAAGTCTCATTCCACCACTGCAAAACTTAAGAAAATTATTTAGAAATTGTTACATAATTGATCATTCATTGATCAATAATCTAGTCGATCACCGAGGAACCACCACCATACCGAATCGCTCAtcaacactatatatataaataataatggatCAATCAAAATTTTCCAAAGCGAACACTCCTCTTGTGATTTGCAATATAATGCTCATATCCTTCCTTGTCATCTATCTTTTATTAGAGAAAAATCCATCCGTCGTATCCATAACCGCCATTACCCAAAAATTGCATCCTTCCAAACCCTCATTATCATCCCTGGTAATTATTAACTAAGCTTCATTAACTATCATACTTATTAAGTacgtgtttgtttgttttttttttgacatatcTAACGTTTTTATCTTCGAGATCGAGCATCTTGCAAGCTTTATTCCAATTTTTACTACCGTAAAAAGAACAATTTATTCACATTATTTACAATCACAAGTTTATTTGTTCCAACATGAGATATTGCttgtatattttaatatatgtatatattgttgaaaaaaaaaaagaaatgtttaCGTCTAGTTAAAACTTTGTGGATGCAGAACGATACCTCGATATATAAAGATGAGTTAGATGTGGAATTGGAAAGAGCATCAATGCCAAACAAAACGGTGATAATAGCCGTAGTGAACAAAGCTTACACCGAGGGTGATAAGTCGATGCTCGATATCTTCTTAGACGGGTTTTGGTTAGGCGAAGATACAAGGCAGCTGACAAACCATCTCTTGATCGTGGCAGTCGATCAAACAGCCTATGAAAGGTGCATGTTTCTTAAGCTACATTGTTATAAACTGAAAACGGACGGTGTAGATTTCGTGGGCGAAAAAATTTACATGTCGCAAGATTTTATTAACATGATGTGGCAAAGAACCCGGTTTCTTAGGGATGTTCTACGGCGTGGATACAACTTTGTCTTCACGGTAAGTTGGTCGTTGATGTTTTTCTATAGTGAGATGTTGAAAAATAGATGTGCATGATCCGGTTTGGCTGATTTTTGTTAGAGATCTTAACCAAACCAatataaatgatttaatgaTTTATCAAACCCAACCGTCGAAATTGTTATGTCAAACCAAACTAACTAAAATCAATTAATCGGTTTGGTTTGTTCTGGTTAAACAATTATCATACTTTTaacattcaatatatataagcTTTTAAAACAGCAAGGTTGGATCAACTAGTTAACACTcttgtctctggagacagaggtcatgggttctatCCTCATCCCTTGCAAGGCcagaggtccttttctatctttaaatagaacctgaaagcaacctctctacACCGTCGTGATAGGGGTAAGACTATATACATCTTAACCTCTCTTATACACCATTGAGATATTGGGACCCAAATCTCGTAAAAGACAACATTGGGCGTTACCAACTGATAAGCTTTTAGTAATACGAGTACCAAAGTGTAAATGTTCACAAATATACTTAAAATGAAACACAAAATCTCTTGAAAAATAATAACCGGAAATAagtaaaaaactgaaaataaaatgTAGTTCTTGTAATCTTGTCCCATACGCTATCTctaagaaaatagaaaacatatTAGTTAGATTGGTCTTTGATTGCTAATAATTAGCTTAGGAATtgtatatttgaaaattttaattttagaagTTGAATATTTTCAAGCACCggctaataaattattatttacagtaattaatatttatatatatatgtataaacataccattaataataaatatttggtCCGGTTTGGTTAAATTGGTTTGATAAAAGCCTAAAACCATAAACAAAACCATAAAAGCGGTTCATGAAAAAGGAAAACCGACGGTCTAAAGTTTTTATTTCACCTCAACCAATCCGTCCAATTACTTCGCTCTAAACGGTTTAGCCGGTTTAGACGTACACATCCTTAATTTGTCTGTAATTGGTGggtgttttaattttatgcatTAACATATTGTATTAATTTAAGTAAAACTTGTTCCCTAAgtattaatgaaataaaatgaacattattaatgaaataaaatgaacATTAATAACACATACAAATTAAATAGTTTTTCAGTTTTTCTACACAATCggacttttattttattcaaaagtCTAAAATTGATATTCTAGCTATTCATTGATTCAGAGTATAACACTCATTTTGTTGAATTTAGGTACTTGTCAAAATCTCCAAGAGGAGACTTTGATATCTTTTTGTCAAATACAACTATTTAGCATTTACAAATAAGTTTTATTGAACCTAGCTAGAAGTTTTATTTGAAAGTTAACGAGTTCAcaaaccatt harbors:
- the LOC122603662 gene encoding probable pterin-4-alpha-carbinolamine dehydratase, chloroplastic; its protein translation is MAILPTLCLPPTLTFSTNQTHKFAIFTHKFSTRTRTRNFSLGNDFLGDFGARDPFPAEIESNFSDKVGYHDTEHKILIPNVAAMSLSQQECLPVSHLQSPMSEDDAKNLLRKVIGWRLVNESGILKLQCLWKLRDFECGVELINRIHKAIGSTGHFPNIQLEQPNQVKAELWTSSIGGLSMNDFIVAAKIDDIRTSDLVPRKRAWA
- the LOC122606126 gene encoding putative aldehyde oxidase Art an 7, producing the protein MASLCKTYIVFLLVWPQLFSFCVFAARGAGGRGNHGGGGGADYTKPEIVTNFKGAWVVDNPNAGVAAMQLQLMPNDKVVWFDTTSLGPSARKLDPPGNCPRNPDLKNQPDCFAHAIAYDWKTSKSRTIVLSGEPWCSSGNLWPNGNLVATGGTFSGVKAIRMLPKDDPNANFIERKDALGDFRWYASNQVLEDGSAILVGGREAFSIEIVPPSLDFKPRRIDFPFLKETCTPPKGPNRFIENNLYPFVYLLPDGNVFLFANDRAVNLDPKSGRILKKHSVLRGGSRNYPASGMSALFPLKLSDDNTHPLNVEVVVCGGNKPDAFEKVDAKHVKEKIYVPALQDCHRIHPMKDGANWANEQVMPTPRVMGDLLHLPTGDLIMINGAKKGTAAWEDAIEPNFVPIIYSPNKPRGQRFKEMAPTTIARMYHSTAALLPDTRILVAGSNPHEFYTFNIPLPTELRVEKFSPHYLDPALDKDRLEICDPRTDKVLKYGAPFKIAVTFKSNIKLLLGEAKVTLVYPPFTTHGFSQNQRLIVPKIKGIDNNVISALAPPSGKIAPPGYYMMFVNRLGVPGHGIWVHID
- the LOC122605192 gene encoding uncharacterized protein At1g28695-like, with amino-acid sequence MDQSKFSKANTPLVICNIMLISFLVIYLLLEKNPSVVSITAITQKLHPSKPSLSSLNDTSIYKDELDVELERASMPNKTVIIAVVNKAYTEGDKSMLDIFLDGFWLGEDTRQLTNHLLIVAVDQTAYERCMFLKLHCYKLKTDGVDFVGEKIYMSQDFINMMWQRTRFLRDVLRRGYNFVFTDTDVLWLRNPFPRLTLINQMIDLHISVDHFNGDQWSERNSINTGYYMIRSNNRTIALFEEWYDKRNSSAGKKEQDVLNELMWRGTFRRLGLKVRFLDTVYFSGFCQDSRDASLVSTVHANCCRSIRAKVGDLTAVIHDWNRFNDPLRNKTIGFRWSDHLGCKRSWRS